The following coding sequences are from one Methanohalophilus halophilus window:
- a CDS encoding glutaredoxin family protein has product MSEIIIYTTDVCPKCARLKATLKENNVQFEEADMTSAEALTELRINGVFTSEAPVLQIGDDFLTSDNIFKGSDVDMDVLQDLLN; this is encoded by the coding sequence ATGTCTGAAATTATTATCTATACCACCGATGTCTGCCCGAAATGTGCCCGTCTGAAAGCGACGCTAAAAGAGAATAATGTACAGTTTGAAGAAGCAGATATGACATCTGCGGAAGCACTTACAGAACTGCGCATAAATGGTGTCTTTACAAGTGAAGCACCTGTATTGCAGATAGGGGATGATTTCCTCACATCTGACAATATATTCAAAGGTAGTGATGTGGATATGGATGTCCTTCAGGATTTACTAAATTAA
- the nrdD gene encoding anaerobic ribonucleoside-triphosphate reductase, translating to MPKVRTTDGHMVEWDRNIVVNQLLKETSLSERFHGIPAITRDEALGIAKETEKRIRSMNLRFLSGPLIREVVNMVLIERNDVEWRNISTRVGTPVYDACEIDMGTGFEAKENANLQENAETSHKKKADKISKEQYLLLLPPKLSDLHLNGDLHIHDLEYMGTRAFCQDWDLRYFFYYGLMPDGSGAKASVAGPAMKAEVAVLHAVKALGSAQTNFAGGQGFYNFLTFLAPFLEGKSYKEIEQLMQMFVYEMTQMMVARGGQLVFSSVQLSPGVPKLWRDKPVVYRGHVWDGSDGSDVRVYGEYEREVRLGFQALMNVMLEGDYWGKPFNFPKPEISIEPDFMEEDEMFNRAHPELPTYDDLYNLTFELTAKFGTPYFDNQLPPYRGAGEGISCYQCCAYQFSANAEDDDEFEEKLNFKDGKHFSMGSWQVVSLNCPRAAYEAQGDDEELFAKLKGLMDRAIEVFHTKLKWMTPIIESGRMPFATQQPKDPVTGKKGAVAVDMDSLVFTIGVVGINEMVQYHTGSQMHESKEAFKVAVRAMTEMEMHARKISEEHGVEIALARTPAETTCQRFGVSDLLHDEYREKAASVLKGDVESSVARLKETHDLPVYYTNGTHAPPGADLSLMERINVEHVFFPIVDGGNIMHIWLGEGSPDAKGLKDFTMHLARNTQTGYFAFTKDMTVCMNDFHMMSGLQDSCENCNSDNVEHLSRVTGYIQSVGGWNAAKKQELADRMRYGSPDMR from the coding sequence ATGCCTAAAGTCAGGACCACTGACGGACACATGGTTGAATGGGATCGCAATATCGTTGTAAACCAGCTGCTAAAAGAAACCTCTCTCAGTGAACGTTTCCATGGTATACCGGCTATCACCCGGGATGAGGCCCTTGGTATAGCAAAGGAAACGGAAAAAAGGATTCGTAGTATGAATCTAAGGTTCCTCTCCGGCCCGCTTATCAGGGAAGTTGTTAATATGGTCCTGATTGAGCGCAATGATGTGGAATGGCGTAATATTTCCACCAGGGTAGGTACTCCTGTTTATGATGCCTGCGAGATCGATATGGGTACCGGCTTTGAAGCCAAGGAAAATGCCAATCTCCAGGAGAATGCGGAAACCTCTCACAAGAAAAAGGCCGACAAGATCTCCAAGGAACAGTATCTTTTACTTCTGCCACCCAAACTTTCCGACCTTCACCTTAATGGTGATCTGCATATCCATGACCTGGAATACATGGGAACCCGGGCTTTCTGTCAGGACTGGGATTTGAGATATTTCTTCTATTATGGACTCATGCCGGATGGTTCCGGTGCCAAGGCCAGTGTTGCAGGTCCTGCAATGAAAGCTGAAGTTGCAGTTCTTCATGCGGTAAAAGCTCTGGGTAGTGCCCAGACGAATTTTGCCGGAGGTCAGGGATTTTATAATTTCCTTACATTCCTTGCGCCCTTTTTAGAGGGTAAGTCATACAAGGAGATCGAACAGCTGATGCAGATGTTCGTTTATGAGATGACTCAGATGATGGTGGCCCGGGGAGGACAGCTTGTCTTTTCCTCCGTACAGCTTTCTCCCGGGGTTCCAAAACTCTGGAGAGATAAACCTGTAGTCTATCGCGGACATGTCTGGGATGGCTCGGATGGTAGTGACGTTAGGGTCTATGGTGAGTATGAAAGGGAGGTCCGTCTTGGCTTCCAGGCGCTTATGAATGTCATGCTTGAAGGTGACTACTGGGGTAAACCCTTTAATTTCCCCAAACCGGAGATTTCCATTGAGCCTGATTTCATGGAAGAGGACGAGATGTTCAATCGTGCTCATCCAGAACTTCCGACCTATGATGATCTTTATAACCTGACGTTCGAACTTACCGCCAAGTTTGGCACTCCTTACTTTGATAACCAGCTTCCTCCTTACAGGGGAGCAGGTGAAGGGATCTCCTGTTACCAGTGCTGTGCCTATCAGTTTTCTGCAAATGCAGAAGATGATGATGAATTTGAAGAAAAGCTCAACTTCAAGGACGGAAAACACTTTTCCATGGGTTCCTGGCAGGTTGTTTCCCTGAATTGCCCAAGGGCTGCCTACGAGGCACAGGGCGATGATGAGGAACTATTCGCAAAGCTTAAGGGTTTGATGGACAGGGCAATTGAAGTGTTCCATACCAAACTTAAATGGATGACCCCTATTATCGAATCCGGCAGGATGCCCTTTGCCACCCAGCAGCCCAAGGATCCGGTTACCGGCAAGAAAGGCGCTGTTGCTGTTGATATGGATAGTCTTGTGTTTACCATCGGTGTGGTGGGTATCAATGAGATGGTCCAGTATCATACAGGTTCCCAGATGCATGAGTCAAAAGAGGCTTTCAAGGTTGCAGTCAGGGCAATGACAGAAATGGAAATGCATGCCCGCAAGATTTCAGAGGAGCATGGGGTTGAGATAGCTCTTGCACGGACGCCCGCTGAAACCACCTGTCAGAGATTTGGTGTTTCAGACCTGCTTCATGATGAATACAGGGAAAAGGCTGCTTCGGTCCTCAAGGGAGATGTGGAATCCTCGGTTGCCAGACTCAAGGAAACACACGATTTGCCTGTCTATTACACCAACGGTACACATGCACCACCGGGCGCAGACTTGTCCCTGATGGAGCGGATCAATGTAGAGCATGTGTTCTTCCCTATTGTTGATGGAGGTAATATCATGCACATCTGGCTAGGTGAAGGTTCTCCCGATGCAAAGGGACTGAAAGACTTTACAATGCATCTTGCACGCAACACCCAGACCGGCTACTTTGCTTTTACAAAAGATATGACCGTCTGTATGAATGATTTCCATATGATGTCCGGGTTACAGGACAGTTGTGAAAATTGTAATTCCGATAATGTGGAGCACCTTTCCAGGGTTACCGGTTATATCCAGTCTGTAGGCGGATGGAATGCTGCCAAGAAACAAGAACTTGCGGATAGGATGAGATATGGCTCCCCTGACATGCGTTAA
- the thiL gene encoding thiamine-phosphate kinase: protein MVSTIKDIDERAFIAQLSSIFGRGNRELSVPAGDDDCAVLEFGGEYLVVTTDMLHQKTDFPDTMTPWQIGWMAAAVNFSDIAAMGGQPLGLLAAVGYPQNMSLEDAGEIARGMRDCAEFCETSVIGGDVDSHEELTITGTALGRVSKEELLTRKGAKPGDLVCVTGTLGGAGAALEAYLKNMDVDYDFMKPLLEPVPRIAEGRMLAKSGAVTSAMDTSDGLALSLYDLASVNEVGFVLREELLPVDRRVSEIASSEKEALEMALYSGGDFELLVTVSKDMFEALQAESYLTVVGEIVDIDAGISLVGKDGANFAINRKGYLHIGTSDQI, encoded by the coding sequence ATGGTATCAACGATAAAGGATATTGATGAACGTGCGTTTATTGCACAGCTGTCTTCGATCTTTGGCAGGGGTAACAGGGAATTGAGTGTGCCTGCCGGAGATGATGATTGTGCGGTCCTTGAATTTGGCGGGGAGTACCTTGTAGTTACTACGGACATGTTGCACCAAAAAACCGATTTTCCCGATACGATGACTCCCTGGCAGATCGGCTGGATGGCTGCTGCGGTGAATTTCAGTGATATTGCTGCAATGGGTGGCCAGCCTCTGGGTTTGCTTGCTGCGGTGGGCTACCCCCAAAACATGTCTCTGGAAGACGCCGGGGAAATCGCCCGGGGAATGCGGGATTGTGCAGAATTCTGCGAAACTTCTGTAATCGGAGGGGATGTGGATTCCCATGAGGAACTTACCATCACGGGAACTGCTCTGGGCAGGGTTTCCAAAGAAGAACTTCTCACCCGCAAAGGGGCAAAACCGGGAGATCTGGTTTGTGTTACCGGCACCCTTGGAGGAGCAGGGGCAGCCCTGGAGGCGTACCTGAAAAATATGGATGTTGATTATGATTTCATGAAACCCCTTCTGGAACCCGTGCCCCGGATTGCCGAGGGCAGGATGCTTGCAAAAAGCGGTGCTGTGACCTCTGCCATGGATACCAGTGACGGGCTGGCACTGTCGCTGTATGATCTTGCCTCGGTCAATGAAGTGGGATTTGTCCTGAGGGAAGAGTTGCTGCCAGTAGACAGGCGTGTTTCTGAGATTGCTTCAAGTGAGAAAGAGGCCCTGGAAATGGCTCTGTATTCAGGAGGAGATTTCGAGTTATTGGTAACGGTTTCCAAAGATATGTTCGAGGCGTTACAGGCCGAATCTTATTTAACTGTTGTAGGAGAAATTGTTGACATTGACGCGGGTATTAGCTTGGTTGGCAAAGATGGGGCAAACTTTGCTATTAATCGAAAAGGTTATTTACATATAGGAACATCTGATCAGATATGA
- a CDS encoding anaerobic ribonucleoside-triphosphate reductase activating protein produces the protein MAPLTCVKDFEVNFGDYVPLSTLDWPGKASVVFFLRDCPFRCPYCQNYSILNGYELVESSQIKQLMETSRPFVSSVVISGGEPLQQEQAVSGIAQMARDMGLLVGLHTNGVHVDVLEDLIENELVDGVFIDVKASLENAGDYGRMIGYGSYPSVTISPADAVNNVQRSIKLAAENKLLQELRTTVLPGFMDKPEDIESIASSIVKCAGSDVPYFIQQGETEHSMDGKLRDLSPLNRDELLSLGHAATPFLNNVFIRTGKNGCEKITSNQSVV, from the coding sequence ATGGCTCCCCTGACATGCGTTAAAGATTTCGAGGTAAATTTTGGGGACTATGTCCCCCTTTCTACCCTCGATTGGCCGGGCAAGGCTTCCGTAGTTTTCTTTTTAAGGGACTGTCCTTTCAGGTGTCCCTACTGCCAGAACTATTCTATTTTGAATGGTTATGAGCTGGTTGAAAGTTCCCAGATAAAACAGTTAATGGAAACTTCCCGTCCTTTTGTGAGTTCTGTGGTAATCTCCGGTGGTGAACCCCTGCAGCAGGAGCAGGCAGTTTCCGGAATCGCTCAAATGGCCCGGGATATGGGACTTCTGGTCGGGTTACATACCAATGGTGTACACGTTGATGTTCTGGAAGATCTTATTGAAAATGAATTGGTTGATGGTGTTTTCATCGATGTTAAAGCCTCTCTTGAAAATGCCGGGGATTATGGCAGGATGATTGGTTATGGTTCCTATCCTTCTGTGACAATTTCACCGGCAGATGCTGTGAATAATGTACAACGTTCCATAAAACTGGCTGCAGAGAACAAACTCCTGCAGGAATTAAGGACAACCGTGCTGCCGGGTTTTATGGATAAACCTGAAGATATTGAATCGATTGCTTCTTCTATTGTAAAATGTGCTGGCAGCGATGTCCCTTATTTTATCCAGCAGGGTGAAACGGAACATTCAATGGACGGGAAGCTGAGGGATCTGTCACCCTTGAATCGGGATGAACTTTTATCCCTGGGTCATGCTGCAACTCCTTTCCTGAATAATGTCTTTATACGTACAGGCAAAAACGGCTGTGAAAAAATAACTTCAAACCAGTCTGTAGTTTAA